A region of Bacteroidetes Order II. bacterium DNA encodes the following proteins:
- the rnr gene encoding ribonuclease R, with protein MKPEPHIIRNLILTVLSKNKNQSFRPKDLAKRLNIRDQKAYLIFQKQLSELVAEGHLAKVSGGKIQFQDQMPHLQTGTLTVHPQGFGFVTTEGIEEDIYIPQGLLGYAIDGDTVKISLFAPNRRSNRRQEGRVEEVVSRKRTQTVGTLIEDEEDGLRYVRPQDPRLLSDVLISPKDPTDAQDGDVVLISMERFNQHLGVFEGRVLQRIGKSDDPNVQVLSLALSRDIRANFPPGVIAAAEAIPLSIPASEQARRLDLRQKRVFTIDPYDAKDFDDALHIEQLEEDRFEVGVHIADVSYYVQPHSALDEEASLRATSVYLVDRVIPMLPEKLSNGVCSLRPNEDKLTFSVLFEVNGRGEVQSYQIVETIIHSQQRFTYEEAQAILEGTDTTHPFAPDLALAWNIAAHLRHDRFANGSVRFNRPEVKVKLAGDGTPLEIYAKITKEANWLIEEWMLLANKIVAIHINHAFKQVPPFIYRTHDVPNAERMVQLAEYLKLFGYVMPHTSGNIRAADLNEMMAQVHGKPQALLIEDAALRAMSKAKYTVENIGHYGLGFPFYSHFTSPIRRYPDLIAHRLLKRYAIPEATLPDEDQLRASCLHCSTKEKEAEEAERESIRLKQAAYMLRHVGSEYNGVISGVTNFGIYVTLTELLVEGMIPLRDLDDDFYDYDEKRYCLTGRRHRKTFRIGEPIRVLVAKADVDSRKIDLALVRPETASAKPTSRRRS; from the coding sequence ATGAAACCAGAACCCCATATTATTCGCAATTTAATTTTAACCGTTCTTTCTAAGAACAAAAACCAATCCTTTCGCCCAAAAGATTTAGCCAAAAGACTCAACATCCGAGACCAAAAAGCCTATTTAATTTTCCAGAAGCAACTGTCCGAATTGGTTGCGGAAGGTCATCTTGCAAAAGTTTCCGGTGGAAAAATCCAGTTCCAAGATCAGATGCCCCACCTTCAGACAGGCACCCTTACGGTACACCCACAAGGCTTTGGCTTTGTTACCACCGAAGGAATTGAAGAAGATATTTACATTCCACAAGGGCTTTTGGGGTACGCCATAGACGGAGATACCGTAAAAATAAGCCTTTTTGCACCCAATCGCAGGAGTAATCGCAGACAGGAAGGCCGAGTAGAAGAAGTTGTATCCCGAAAGCGGACGCAAACCGTTGGAACCCTTATTGAAGACGAAGAAGACGGGCTTCGGTATGTTCGGCCACAAGATCCACGCTTACTTTCAGACGTATTGATCAGCCCGAAAGATCCAACAGATGCCCAAGATGGAGATGTTGTATTGATATCAATGGAACGCTTTAATCAACATTTAGGCGTTTTTGAAGGAAGAGTACTTCAACGCATTGGCAAATCGGACGATCCAAACGTGCAGGTACTTTCGTTGGCCCTTTCTCGTGATATTAGGGCCAATTTTCCGCCGGGTGTCATAGCCGCCGCAGAAGCCATCCCCCTTTCCATTCCAGCATCCGAACAAGCTCGTAGGCTAGACCTACGCCAAAAGCGCGTTTTCACGATTGATCCTTATGATGCCAAAGACTTTGACGACGCACTACACATCGAGCAACTGGAGGAGGATCGGTTTGAGGTTGGGGTACATATTGCGGATGTAAGCTATTATGTTCAGCCCCACTCTGCCCTTGACGAGGAAGCATCATTGCGTGCAACCAGTGTCTATTTGGTGGACAGGGTTATTCCCATGCTCCCCGAAAAACTCTCGAACGGCGTCTGCTCTTTAAGACCAAATGAAGACAAACTTACCTTCTCTGTTCTGTTTGAAGTAAATGGGCGCGGAGAAGTGCAATCCTATCAGATTGTTGAAACCATTATACACTCCCAACAACGTTTTACCTATGAAGAAGCCCAAGCAATTTTAGAAGGAACAGACACCACACACCCTTTTGCACCCGACCTTGCTCTTGCTTGGAACATTGCGGCACATTTACGGCATGATCGGTTTGCCAATGGATCTGTTCGCTTTAATCGGCCAGAAGTTAAAGTAAAACTTGCAGGCGATGGTACTCCACTAGAAATATATGCAAAAATTACGAAAGAAGCTAATTGGCTCATCGAAGAATGGATGTTATTAGCAAATAAAATAGTGGCCATTCACATTAATCACGCCTTTAAACAAGTTCCTCCTTTTATCTATCGTACCCATGATGTACCGAATGCAGAACGGATGGTTCAATTGGCGGAGTATCTAAAACTTTTTGGCTATGTGATGCCCCATACAAGCGGTAATATTCGAGCAGCAGACCTGAATGAAATGATGGCACAAGTCCACGGGAAACCACAGGCACTTCTTATTGAAGATGCAGCCCTGCGGGCCATGTCTAAGGCCAAATACACGGTAGAGAACATCGGACACTATGGACTTGGATTCCCTTTTTATAGCCACTTCACTTCACCAATTCGGCGTTATCCTGACTTAATTGCCCACCGACTACTAAAACGTTACGCCATTCCAGAAGCCACTTTACCGGATGAAGACCAACTCCGTGCGTCTTGTTTACATTGTTCCACCAAAGAAAAAGAGGCCGAAGAGGCCGAACGCGAATCTATTCGCTTAAAGCAGGCGGCGTATATGCTTCGACATGTTGGATCGGAATACAACGGAGTGATTAGTGGCGTAACCAATTTTGGCATCTATGTTACCCTCACCGAATTGTTGGTGGAAGGCATGATTCCACTTCGCGATCTGGATGACGATTTCTATGATTACGATGAGAAGCGCTATTGCCTCACTGGCCGACGCCATCGTAAAACGTTCCGTATTGGTGAGCCTATACGTGTTCTCGTAGCAAAGGCAGACGTAGATTCTAGAAAGATTGACTTGGCCTTGGTTCGTCCAGAAACGGCCTCTGCTAAACCCACAAGCCGCCGTCGGTCTTGA
- a CDS encoding translocation/assembly module TamB domain-containing protein → MLLYWGLTRTRVGRNALREQIIQVFNQEFKGSIEIGKLQGNLLNELFATKVVLKTPTGKVVATIDSLVASPDWWSMLEQTISIRRITLFRPNITIHQQPSGTWDILSVFEPRNKRAPNPNRIEWNFASAEINLRQGILQTSSDASPPKLVQEGQVFDFTHTKVSDLNLSASLDWRKPYKLIDLTGLSFQLPKQGFTLRKLEGQLLFDENQAILNHFFLQAGGSSIRLRASARGNSFAAKPFNLTLFKNAPFQINLQQADIRADDWKTLFPKLPLQDLTLALKVRGQNPTYTLENIAFRQGETIFSGRGETTTYRDSVSFRLGITDNLLSLPDLERWLPKAGLASFRHLRKVSISLDGGGHIGLTNPDFSFKSNLRIQHPKTGEINGFAHLRSSGNTPLFYKLDLNTDRLNLGFVLQNPKLTSRITGLSRIEGSGTRLEDFDAQLFLRLRDVAFDRYKADSLRLDGRIKNRQFDGLAMLAKEGGYVQTTGKINLQRSKPSFNVRAETERFNIGWVDPKANITTRLTGRIELTGSGSKLSDFQGSAILDLKPSLFVVNGKETRTTELFTTLNVRENAQKGINLEMSGDLATVSLESGYKLDVFLEMGQYWLDAINRTITAEKAKRFRPDSSQALPVMNWAAIDSERNKMAQKMGPHPLDRLPKLTEAYVKIKRGAFLTNLIPNFPYFDDSVELTWRSLGSPNTSSVELNIRGDSLSAGTARLKNFDLTFSADSKYAYNLTNNLQASVIGRLDSIVVAGQHFGKTNLEFSYQYGGGQLYLTSSNLATLGALRTWANLDLLQDKNRLTFVELSLSSTAYEWRIPKDQVIDLYADAIILNNLMVERLDNNPKMPNHTIRANGIVSALPEDEVKVYVEHIDIGDLTRNMKGRDKFDGTVQGEFSVRKLFQSPDLNGAITVENSVLNGTDFGTLRLWGSFEPSKNVLSFNLQARQPLQTNFWVRNTDIDASGRIGLPTGSKEKGNRNPGFIDVALDLRRLDLFFFKTLFPNEIDRVTGWGYGSGTIHGNFEKPLFAADLFLVESNFLVPYFNLEYGLSGPVSVDERGIHLNSMTIADKTGGRSGVNGSILFNNYDFFSLDMAFNLDKLQLINVGDSKDLYWYGYIWASGPASIKGPLYKAFIDAPDLTTTPNSQLFIPITGSGLSNDEVFITFTDSLGQVPKPVKRQNLLSGRGTGERTFLDGLEMNANIRAPSGSTIHLVFDPLLNDVIHAVGFGELQMQYVDASFKMFGDFNVESGDYLFTAFDIFRKPFKLERGGRMTWSGDPINAHLAIPASYKTNARTDGLEGILPGLDTQNVSRIPIKVGMDINGDVNSPIVDLRLAIDRDQRAGEFGNYAGLETEFNREDRATSYAFSVLLTNSFSLASAIINPNNPNATVSEAGQQVVFTSLAQLVSAYLNRVVNQVIPNADINLGIYQGKDITRLNELGLQAGIALRLFDERIVIRGEGIVPNFDNADGALQNQFSGEVVFEYKISPYVSIEAFYRKNDRLLGTNDVVSGESVGIGFNLQRTFSNWNKMFKRKKRRTITELPDSAFAAIARPTH, encoded by the coding sequence TTGTTGCTTTATTGGGGGCTAACCCGAACCCGCGTTGGTAGAAACGCCCTCCGAGAACAAATAATACAGGTTTTTAATCAAGAATTCAAAGGCAGTATCGAGATTGGAAAATTACAAGGCAACCTCCTAAATGAACTTTTTGCTACAAAAGTAGTCCTAAAAACACCTACGGGTAAGGTAGTGGCCACGATTGACTCGCTTGTTGCGTCACCCGATTGGTGGAGTATGCTCGAACAGACAATTTCGATCAGACGGATCACCTTATTCCGACCAAATATCACCATACACCAGCAGCCTTCAGGCACTTGGGACATTCTTTCGGTTTTTGAGCCACGAAACAAACGCGCCCCCAATCCCAATCGGATTGAATGGAATTTTGCCTCTGCCGAGATCAACCTTCGACAAGGTATCCTCCAAACATCAAGCGATGCCTCACCCCCTAAACTCGTACAAGAAGGTCAGGTCTTTGATTTTACCCACACCAAGGTTTCTGATCTAAACCTGAGTGCGTCTTTAGATTGGCGTAAGCCTTATAAATTAATAGACCTAACGGGGCTTTCCTTTCAACTCCCGAAACAAGGTTTCACCCTTCGAAAACTAGAAGGGCAATTGTTATTTGATGAAAACCAAGCCATTTTAAACCATTTTTTCCTTCAGGCCGGAGGGTCTTCGATCCGACTAAGGGCTTCTGCGCGTGGAAATTCTTTTGCTGCGAAACCGTTTAATCTGACCTTGTTTAAAAATGCGCCTTTCCAAATAAATCTTCAACAGGCCGATATTCGTGCCGATGACTGGAAGACGCTTTTTCCGAAACTCCCTTTACAGGATTTGACACTTGCCCTAAAAGTTCGTGGACAAAACCCAACTTACACCCTTGAGAATATTGCTTTTCGTCAAGGCGAGACCATCTTCTCTGGAAGAGGTGAAACCACCACATACCGAGATTCTGTGTCCTTCCGGTTGGGTATTACGGATAACCTCCTTTCCCTCCCCGATCTAGAACGGTGGTTGCCCAAGGCTGGTTTGGCCTCTTTCCGACACCTTAGAAAGGTAAGTATTTCATTAGACGGTGGCGGACACATTGGTCTCACCAATCCAGACTTTTCCTTTAAGAGCAACCTCCGCATTCAACACCCGAAGACGGGAGAGATTAATGGATTTGCCCATTTGAGAAGCTCAGGCAATACACCCTTATTTTATAAATTAGACCTTAATACAGATCGCCTTAATTTGGGATTTGTTCTTCAAAATCCCAAATTAACTTCACGTATTACCGGACTATCACGAATTGAAGGCTCTGGGACTCGTTTAGAAGATTTTGATGCCCAACTTTTCCTGCGCCTCCGTGATGTTGCCTTTGATCGGTATAAAGCAGATTCTTTACGATTGGATGGCCGTATTAAAAACCGTCAATTTGATGGATTGGCCATGCTGGCAAAAGAAGGGGGGTATGTACAAACAACAGGGAAGATCAATTTGCAGCGTTCAAAACCCAGTTTTAATGTCCGTGCCGAAACAGAACGGTTTAATATTGGATGGGTTGACCCCAAGGCCAACATCACTACCCGGTTAACTGGAAGAATTGAGCTAACTGGTTCTGGCAGCAAACTTTCCGACTTTCAGGGTAGCGCCATTCTGGACTTAAAACCTTCTCTTTTCGTAGTTAACGGGAAAGAAACCCGTACTACCGAACTATTCACCACCCTCAACGTCCGTGAAAATGCCCAAAAAGGAATCAATCTGGAAATGTCTGGAGATTTGGCTACGGTTTCTTTAGAAAGTGGTTACAAATTAGATGTCTTTTTGGAAATGGGTCAGTATTGGCTTGATGCCATTAATAGAACCATTACCGCTGAAAAAGCAAAGCGATTTCGGCCAGACTCCTCTCAGGCGCTACCTGTGATGAATTGGGCCGCCATAGATTCAGAGCGCAACAAAATGGCCCAAAAAATGGGCCCACACCCCCTTGATCGGCTACCAAAACTTACCGAAGCCTACGTGAAAATTAAACGTGGTGCTTTTCTCACCAACCTGATACCCAACTTCCCTTATTTTGATGATTCTGTGGAATTGACGTGGCGCTCCCTCGGAAGCCCGAACACCAGTTCTGTCGAACTCAACATCCGGGGAGACTCCTTATCTGCCGGTACTGCCCGTTTAAAAAACTTTGACCTTACTTTTTCTGCTGATAGCAAATATGCCTACAACCTGACGAATAACCTTCAAGCTTCCGTCATCGGGCGATTGGACAGTATCGTGGTAGCAGGTCAACATTTTGGCAAGACCAACCTTGAATTCAGTTATCAATATGGGGGTGGGCAATTATACCTCACCTCGTCTAATCTAGCAACATTAGGCGCATTACGGACATGGGCCAATCTTGACTTACTACAAGACAAAAATCGCCTTACGTTTGTGGAACTTTCTTTGTCTTCAACAGCCTATGAATGGCGAATTCCAAAAGATCAAGTCATTGATTTATATGCAGATGCCATCATCCTGAATAACTTGATGGTGGAAAGGCTCGACAACAATCCTAAGATGCCCAACCACACCATTCGCGCAAATGGCATTGTATCCGCTTTACCCGAAGATGAGGTAAAAGTCTATGTTGAACACATTGATATCGGCGACTTGACCCGTAACATGAAAGGGCGTGATAAATTTGATGGTACGGTACAAGGTGAATTCTCCGTGCGCAAACTCTTTCAATCTCCAGACCTGAACGGCGCCATCACGGTCGAAAACAGTGTATTGAACGGCACCGATTTTGGAACATTGCGTTTGTGGGGGAGTTTTGAACCTTCGAAAAACGTTCTATCTTTTAATTTACAGGCCCGACAACCCCTGCAAACTAATTTTTGGGTACGGAACACCGACATAGACGCCTCTGGAAGAATCGGGCTACCCACGGGTAGCAAAGAGAAAGGAAATCGGAATCCGGGGTTTATTGACGTGGCCTTAGACCTACGGCGTTTGGACTTATTCTTCTTCAAAACCTTATTTCCGAACGAAATTGACCGGGTGACAGGTTGGGGATATGGTTCCGGAACCATACATGGTAATTTTGAAAAGCCTCTTTTTGCTGCAGATTTATTCTTAGTAGAAAGTAATTTTTTAGTACCCTATTTTAATTTAGAATATGGGCTTTCTGGCCCTGTTTCGGTGGATGAACGTGGGATACACCTGAACAGCATGACGATTGCAGATAAAACAGGGGGAAGATCTGGTGTTAATGGCAGCATTTTGTTTAATAATTACGATTTCTTTTCGTTGGATATGGCCTTTAACTTAGACAAATTGCAACTCATTAATGTGGGAGACTCTAAAGACTTATATTGGTACGGATACATTTGGGCTTCAGGCCCTGCTTCGATAAAAGGCCCATTGTACAAAGCATTTATTGATGCGCCAGACCTTACGACCACGCCCAATAGCCAATTGTTTATTCCGATCACAGGAAGTGGCTTAAGTAATGATGAAGTTTTTATCACCTTCACCGACTCGTTGGGACAAGTACCCAAGCCTGTTAAACGGCAGAACCTACTTTCCGGACGTGGGACAGGAGAACGGACTTTCCTTGATGGATTAGAAATGAATGCCAATATCCGAGCACCTTCTGGTTCTACGATTCATCTGGTCTTTGATCCTCTCCTGAACGATGTCATCCATGCAGTTGGATTTGGGGAATTACAGATGCAATACGTTGATGCCAGTTTTAAGATGTTTGGAGATTTTAATGTAGAATCTGGGGATTATCTTTTTACTGCCTTCGACATTTTCCGAAAACCATTTAAACTTGAACGCGGTGGACGCATGACGTGGTCCGGAGATCCAATTAATGCCCACTTGGCCATTCCAGCTTCTTACAAAACAAATGCCCGAACGGATGGCCTCGAAGGCATTTTGCCTGGATTAGATACCCAGAATGTTTCCCGTATTCCGATAAAAGTGGGGATGGACATTAACGGAGACGTTAATTCACCTATCGTTGATCTGCGTTTAGCAATTGATCGTGATCAACGTGCTGGAGAATTTGGCAACTATGCAGGCCTTGAAACGGAATTTAATCGAGAAGATCGTGCAACCTCGTATGCCTTTAGTGTACTACTAACTAACTCATTTTCTCTGGCCTCTGCAATTATCAACCCGAACAATCCCAACGCCACCGTCTCGGAGGCTGGGCAACAAGTGGTATTTACCAGTTTGGCCCAATTGGTATCGGCCTATCTAAACCGTGTGGTAAACCAAGTGATTCCCAATGCCGACATCAATCTTGGCATTTATCAAGGAAAAGACATCACCCGCTTAAACGAGCTGGGGCTTCAGGCGGGTATTGCCCTGCGCTTGTTTGATGAACGCATTGTAATCCGTGGAGAAGGCATCGTGCCTAATTTTGACAATGCAGACGGCGCCCTTCAAAATCAGTTCAGCGGCGAAGTTGTTTTTGAATATAAAATCTCGCCATACGTCTCTATAGAGGCTTTTTACCGCAAAAACGACCGCCTTTTAGGAACAAATGATGTGGTTTCTGGGGAGTCCGTAGGGATTGGTTTTAACTTACAACGTACTTTTTCTAACTGGAACAAGATGTTTAAGCGGAAAAAGCGCAGAACGATTACAGAACTCCCAGATAGCGCCTTTGCAGCAATTGCTCGTCCCACCCACTGA
- the aroB gene encoding 3-dehydroquinate synthase has protein sequence MKMFPPLFLPLPTTIDRSYSIYFQHLTDLPHLMQAHGLKNPQLGIITDEHVEKIYRPKVQAALVANGYQPKWIVFPAGETTKSLTYLSAIYDHFLGYADRKTPLIALGGGVIGDLTGFAAASILRGVPFIQVPTTLMAQVDSSIGGKTGINHVVGKNLIGAFHQPRFVLCDVDTVQSLPIREWHSGLAEVVKHALITDEALFDNLVLEWEAVLNRTPEVIAPLIRRSVEIKAKIVSKDETEQGIRAHLNFGHTFAHALEQVTAYKTFLHGEAVTIGIAAALHVSKYQNPEFPFEKALSLVKALPISAAIKDLEIAALIEAMKADKKAQSGNIRFVLLSKIGAAYVTQDVEQQAIQAAWKFALSSF, from the coding sequence ATGAAAATGTTCCCTCCTCTTTTTCTTCCCTTACCCACGACCATAGACAGGAGTTATTCCATCTATTTTCAGCACTTAACCGACTTGCCACACTTAATGCAAGCGCACGGGCTGAAAAACCCTCAACTGGGCATTATAACCGACGAGCATGTTGAAAAAATATATCGTCCGAAGGTGCAAGCGGCCTTGGTAGCAAATGGTTATCAACCAAAGTGGATTGTCTTTCCTGCGGGCGAGACCACTAAGTCGCTCACCTATTTATCGGCAATATATGATCACTTTTTGGGTTATGCAGACCGAAAGACTCCGTTGATAGCCTTAGGCGGCGGCGTTATTGGAGACCTTACGGGATTTGCAGCGGCTTCTATTTTACGGGGTGTACCTTTTATTCAGGTCCCAACCACCCTTATGGCACAAGTAGATAGCTCTATTGGTGGAAAAACCGGTATTAACCATGTGGTGGGAAAAAATCTAATTGGTGCATTTCACCAACCCCGTTTTGTGTTGTGCGACGTGGATACTGTCCAATCGTTGCCTATCCGAGAATGGCATAGTGGACTGGCAGAAGTAGTTAAACATGCCCTTATTACCGATGAAGCCCTTTTTGACAACTTGGTTTTGGAATGGGAAGCGGTTTTAAACCGAACACCTGAAGTAATAGCACCCCTGATCCGTCGGTCTGTTGAAATAAAGGCGAAAATCGTGTCCAAAGACGAAACGGAGCAAGGCATACGCGCCCATCTTAACTTTGGGCATACCTTTGCACATGCCTTAGAACAAGTAACCGCTTATAAAACGTTTTTACATGGCGAGGCGGTAACGATTGGCATAGCGGCTGCATTACATGTAAGTAAGTACCAAAATCCGGAATTTCCATTTGAAAAGGCCTTGAGTTTAGTAAAAGCATTACCCATATCGGCTGCCATAAAAGACTTAGAGATTGCAGCGCTTATAGAGGCCATGAAAGCTGACAAAAAAGCACAATCTGGGAACATACGATTTGTGCTGCTTTCCAAAATTGGTGCGGCATATGTTACCCAAGACGTTGAACAACAAGCCATACAAGCAGCGTGGAAGTTTGCCTTGTCTTCCTTTTGA
- a CDS encoding methyltransferase domain-containing protein, translating into MQEAEQVLPRILDFTKSLMAQTLKEGDVTIDATLGNGYDALFLRRQVGSTGFVWGFDIQETALKAATIHFNHHFPGSTNHSFVLKSHANMREVLGEGAVGSIGGVMFNLGYLPGSDKTVVTQSDTTLSALEQAIKLLRIGGLLTVVAYPGHVGGAKEAIEVLRFFMDIPAKTGEVVQYQFLNKQNPAPFLLAMTKK; encoded by the coding sequence ATGCAAGAAGCCGAGCAAGTATTGCCAAGAATTTTAGACTTTACCAAAAGCCTGATGGCCCAAACACTGAAAGAAGGCGATGTGACCATTGATGCAACACTGGGGAATGGATATGATGCCCTTTTTCTTCGGCGGCAAGTGGGAAGCACTGGCTTTGTCTGGGGCTTCGACATACAAGAGACGGCGCTTAAAGCAGCCACCATACATTTTAACCACCATTTTCCAGGTTCTACAAACCATTCCTTTGTCTTGAAAAGTCATGCGAATATGCGCGAAGTCTTGGGAGAAGGAGCCGTTGGGAGCATAGGCGGGGTGATGTTTAATTTAGGGTATTTGCCGGGAAGCGACAAAACAGTGGTTACCCAATCAGACACAACCCTTTCTGCTTTGGAACAAGCAATAAAATTGTTACGCATCGGCGGACTGTTGACGGTGGTTGCTTATCCAGGGCATGTGGGTGGCGCAAAGGAGGCTATAGAAGTATTACGATTTTTTATGGACATACCTGCAAAAACAGGAGAGGTGGTACAATATCAATTCTTAAACAAACAAAATCCTGCTCCGTTTTTGTTGGCGATGACAAAAAAATGA
- the scpB gene encoding SMC-Scp complex subunit ScpB, with translation MEIVSHAMLLDLSEAALDRVIEALVFASDTPLTFAVFAEVLARATGMQTVPDEAALIAAVERINIRYANTGNALRIEKWAGGYRMATIPEVAPFLRTLFATRTIQKLSRSVMETLSVVAYKQPVTKPEIDFIRGVNSDYALRRLLETGFIEVAGRSDAVGHPLLYATTTFFLEQFGLADISGLPQLREVEELLKDPAFEMEREELIKLEKMEAHEAKQPQLHAIQDPPTY, from the coding sequence GTGGAAATTGTCAGTCATGCTATGTTGCTGGATTTGTCTGAAGCGGCTTTGGATCGGGTCATAGAAGCCTTGGTCTTTGCCTCAGATACGCCCCTGACATTTGCCGTTTTTGCGGAAGTACTTGCTCGCGCAACGGGTATGCAAACAGTACCTGATGAAGCAGCATTAATAGCTGCCGTGGAAAGAATTAATATCCGTTATGCGAATACAGGAAATGCGTTGCGGATTGAAAAATGGGCGGGTGGATACCGTATGGCCACCATTCCCGAAGTAGCTCCGTTTCTTCGCACGCTTTTTGCAACCCGGACAATCCAAAAACTCTCACGATCGGTCATGGAGACCCTTTCGGTAGTAGCCTATAAACAACCCGTCACCAAGCCAGAAATTGATTTTATCCGAGGGGTAAACTCGGATTATGCCCTCCGACGATTATTGGAAACCGGATTTATTGAAGTGGCTGGTCGAAGCGATGCCGTAGGACATCCTTTACTTTATGCTACAACAACTTTTTTTCTCGAACAATTTGGTCTTGCGGATATTTCTGGTTTGCCTCAGTTACGTGAGGTCGAAGAGTTGTTAAAAGATCCTGCATTCGAGATGGAGAGAGAGGAATTGATCAAATTAGAGAAAATGGAAGCCCACGAAGCCAAACAACCCCAATTACATGCCATCCAAGACCCCCCGACCTACTGA
- a CDS encoding rRNA pseudouridine synthase, whose product MRLNRYLAASGVASRRKADELIASGQVSVNDQVVTEMGVVVAPGDRVVMNGKTLTPQDYLYILLNKPENTITTVEDDRGRKTVMDLVALPEKHMARIYPVGRLDRDTVGVLLLTNDGELANRLMHPQFEIEKYYLAETAKSVKPSTLEILMDGVELGEDGWAKMDEADYIALPERTKIGIKLHEGKNRQIRRMLEAVGHEVKFLERVRYAGLTVEGLRRGKWRHLTPAEVRQLRKMVKLR is encoded by the coding sequence ATGCGCCTAAATCGCTATCTTGCGGCGTCAGGTGTTGCCTCACGAAGAAAGGCCGACGAATTAATTGCATCGGGACAAGTTTCTGTGAATGATCAGGTCGTAACCGAAATGGGCGTGGTGGTAGCGCCCGGCGATCGGGTGGTGATGAATGGCAAAACCCTAACCCCTCAAGATTATCTTTATATCCTGCTTAATAAACCGGAAAATACCATTACAACGGTGGAAGACGATCGGGGACGAAAAACGGTAATGGACTTGGTGGCGCTTCCCGAAAAACACATGGCCCGTATTTATCCGGTCGGGCGGCTGGACCGCGACACGGTGGGCGTTTTGTTATTGACCAATGACGGCGAACTGGCAAACCGATTAATGCACCCGCAATTCGAAATAGAAAAGTACTACCTCGCCGAGACTGCCAAAAGTGTAAAACCTTCTACGCTGGAGATATTGATGGATGGGGTTGAATTGGGAGAAGATGGCTGGGCGAAAATGGACGAAGCTGATTATATCGCTCTCCCTGAACGTACCAAAATAGGGATTAAACTTCATGAAGGTAAAAACCGACAAATCCGACGTATGCTCGAAGCGGTAGGCCACGAAGTGAAATTCTTGGAACGGGTGCGCTATGCGGGATTAACCGTCGAAGGGTTGCGACGGGGGAAATGGCGACATCTTACGCCCGCAGAGGTGCGACAACTACGAAAAATGGTCAAACTCCGGTAA